The sequence below is a genomic window from Campylobacter ornithocola.
CTAAAAAAATAGCACATACACTTGCGATGATGGTTGCACTTTTTTGCAAATTCATCTTTGACCTTCATAGCGGTTTTGACAAGAACAATGCAAAGAACCATTTTGTCTTAAAAACACTCTTGCATCAACCCCTACTACTTTTCTATCTTTGCATGTTTTTTGTAAATTTTCTAATACCAAAGCATCGTTTTCATCATTATAAGTTGGCACTATCAAGCCACCATTAACAAAAACAAAATTTGCATAAGTAGCACCAAGTCTTTTACCTTCAAAATATAAAGGCTTAGGTAAAGGAAGTTCTAATAAATCAAATCCTGTTTTTTTAAGCTCCTCTTCCATAGCTTTTAAGGGTTTATAATGCTCATCGTTTTCATCTTTACATATACAATAAGCAATGGTTTTTTCATTGATAAATCTTGCTAGAGTATCTATGTGATGATCAGTATCATCGCCTTTTATATAACCATGATTTAACCATATAATTTGTTTTAAGCCAAAAATTTCTTTTAACTTGGCTTCAATTTGCTCTTTATTTAAATGTGAATTTCTATTTTCATTTAACAAACAAGCACTCGTTGTAAGCATTACTCCTTGCCCATTAAAATCAATACTCCCACCTTCTAAGATAAGATCAATTTTTTCTAATTTTCCAGATAATTTTTGCGCAAAAAGCTTTGAATTTACCGCATTATCTAAAGTGCTTTGAAATTTATCTCCCCAAGCATTAAAAATAAAATCAAGCCCTATAATTTTTTCATCTTCACGCACATCAATTGCACCAAAATCTCTAATCCAAGTATCATTAGTATCACATTTAAAAAAATCAACGTTTTTTATATGTTTAAACCTTTGAAAGTCTTTTTCACTTGGTGCTATAAGTAAAACTTTTTGAAAATTTGCCACAGCTTTAACAAATTCTTCATAGCTTTGCAAAATCTCTTCTAAATAAGGCTTCCAATCGCTATTTATATGAGGCAAGGAAAGTAAAAGTAGCTCTTGTTCTTGCCATTCTGCTATGCTTTTTCTCATTTTGATACCCTTTTTGATAATTAAAAAAGTATTTTAACATTTTTAATGATAGTTTTTTACTCTTTTTTTAAAACCCAAGCAAAATACCATATCGCAAAAGATAAAAGCAAAATCATAAAAAGCTTTTTATCATACACCCCAAAACCTATATAAAGCACAGAATACATAAAACCAAAACTTCCCGCATAAATACAAATTCTACTCATTAAACCATTTTCCACCGCTCTAAAACATGGGCATTTGTGAAAAAATTTCTTTTTTGCTTCTTTGGGTTTAAAAAAACTCAAAACCGCACTTAAAATCAGCAAAAAACTTAAAAAATATAAAACCTTATCCATTAGTGAAAATACCTTAACCAAGCAGGAATTGCTTTTTGTTCTTCTTTTAGAGTGCTTTCTTCCCCATGCCCTGGAAAAAGTTTAAAATCTTTTTCATAAGCTAAAACTTTCAATAAACTCTCTTTCATCTTAGTTGCATCTGAATAAGGAAAGTCCCATCTACCAATACTACGGTAAAATAAAAAATCCCCACTAAAAAGCACATCTTCACCCACAAGTTCTATCATACAACACCCTGGAGTATGCCCTGGGAAATGATGAAATTTAAACTTAAACTCATCTACACTAAATTCATTTTCATTTTCTATTAACACATCAGCATTTGAATGCTCAAAACCATAATTAAAAGGATCTTTTAACATAAAAGCATCATCTTTATGGATAAAAAGTGGAATTTCATAAGCCTTTTTAACTTTAGCATTATCATAAACATGATCATAATGACCATGAGTATTTAAAATAGCCAAAGGTTTACTTGCGTTTTCTTTGATAAATTTATAAGCATTTTCACCTGGATCGATGATGATTTGCTTGTTTTTATGATCTATGATATAACAATTTGTCTCATACATTCCACATGGTTGTTTTAAAATACGCATATAAACTTCCTTTTAACTAAATCAAATATAATTTTAAAAAATTAATATTTAAAGATTTTTTATGAATTATACAAAATTACAAGAATTATTGATCAATTTTATAAAAGAACAAGCAGGATATAAAAATCTCATCTTAGGCTTAAGTGGTGGGATAGATTCAGCTTTAGTAGCTCATCTTTGCAAAAAAGCAGTGGGCGAAAAACTTTTTGTGCTTTTAATGCCTACAAAACATTCTAAAAAAGAAAATTTAGATGATGCATTAATGCTTTGTGAGTATTTGCAAATTCACCATAAGATCATTTATATTGATGAAGTACTTTGTGCTTATGAAAAAATTTGTCAAGACTTAAACCCTTTACGTTTTGGAAATTTAGCTGCAAGAGTGCGTATGAGTTTACTTTATGATTATTCAGCCTTGCATAATGCTTTGGTAGTAGGCACTTCTAATAAAAGTGAACTTATGCTTGGTTATGGGACTATTTATGGAGATTTAGCTTGTGCTTTTAATCCTTTAGCTACACTTTATAAAAGTGAAGTTTTTGAATTTGCTAAATTTATAGGCGTGCATGAAAATTTCATCAAAAAAGCTCCTAGTGCTGATCTTTGGCCAAATCAAAGCGATGAAAAAGATCTTGGCTATAAATATGAAGTTTTAGATGAAGTTTTAAAAGCTTTAGAAAATAATCAAAGCTTGGAAAAATTTGATGAGAATTTAAAAAATTTAGTCTTAGAGCGTGTGCAAAATAATGCCTTTAAAAGAAAACTTCCAACAACATTAAAGAATACATATGACTTGGCTTGATCGCTATTTTTTTAAACCTAATTTTTTGCAAAAAACTCTAGCCTTTTTGCTTTTGCCTTTTAGCTTTTTATATATGATTATAGCTATTTTAAATACTAAATTTAAAAAAGAACTTGATTTTAATTTACCCATTATAAGCATAGGTAATCTAACACTAGGAGGCAATGGAAAAACTCCTATTTGCAAAGCCATAGCAGCTGAGTTTGAAAATTGTTTTATCATCTTAAGAGGCTATAAAAGACAAAGTAAAGGTTTAATCGTCGTTAAAAATAAAAATGAAATTTTATGTAGTATTAAAGAAAGTGGCGATGAAGCTATGGAATATGCACTTACAAAGCATATTAGCGGAGTTATAGTTAGTGAAGACAGAGTTAAAGGAATACACAAAGCTATCGAACTTGGAGCAAAAATCATACTTTTAGATGATGCTTTTTCTAAATTTCATATTAAAAAACTTAATATTTTATTGCAAAGTAAAGATGAGCCATTTTTTGATTTTACCCTACCTAGCGGGGCTTATCGTTTGCCAAAATCTTTTGCTAAAAAAGCTGATTTTATAGCTAAAGAAAATGAAGACTTTGTGCGTTATTCTCATGTAAAAGAAAATCAAAAAGCGGTTTTAATAAGCTCTATTGCAAAGCCTTTTAGATTATATGAGCATTTTATCAAAGCTAGGGCTTGTTATTTTTTTGCCGATCATTATACTTTTCAAAAAGAAGAATTAGAAAAACTTTTAAAAAAACACAACTGCGATACCTTAATGCTAACCTTTAAAGACTATGTAAAAGTAAAAGACTTTGGTTTTAAAACCGAGCTTATTCATCTTGATATTATTTTAAAAGATAACTTTAAGCAAGTTTTGCAAAATTATATTGATAAATTTAACAAAAAGGAAGAAAATGTTGCTACACTCAACCCAAGATAAAAACCATCAAGTAAGCTTTTCAAAGGCCTTGCTTAGCCCTAGTGCACCTAATAATGCTTTATACGCTCCACTTAATCTACCAAAGCTTGACAATGAAGCTTTAAAAAATTTAAACTACAAAGAATTAGCTTTGAAAATCATCGCGGCTTTTGATTTTGATTTAGAGCTTGAAGTTTTTGAAAATGCTTTGAAAACTTATGAGAATTTTGATGATAAAACCTGCCCTATTTGTTTAAGAAAAATTAATGATAAGCTTTATATTAATGAATTATTCCATGGGCCAACAAGAGCTTTTAAAGACATGGCCTTACAGCCTTTTGGCGTACTTTTGGAATACTTAAAAAAAGATGATGATTTTTTAATCATGTGTGCTACAAGTGGTGATACAGGACCTGCTACACTAAAAAGCTTTGAAAATAAAAAAGGTATAAAGGTAGTTTGCATTTACCCAAATGAAGGTACAAGTAAAACTCAAGCTTTGCAAATGACACACTCAAATGCAAGTAATTTAAAATCAATAGCCATTGAAGGTAATTTTGATGATGCACAAAATGCTCTAAAAACACTTTTAAATGATGAGGATTTTAAAAATACTTTAAAAGAAGAAAAGCTAAGTCTAAGTGCTGCAAATTCAGTCAATTTTGGAAGAATACTTTTTCAAATCATCTATCATTATTATGCTAGTTTGAAAATTGACAAAACAATAGACATCATCGTTCCAAGTGGAAATTTTGGTGATGCTTTAGGAGCTTATTATGCTAAAAAAATGGGAGCAAATATAGGTAAAATTAAAATTGCTTCCAATTCAAACAATATCTTAAGTGAGTTTTTTAATACAGGCAAATATGATTTAAGAAATAAAAGCTTGCAAAAAACTATTTCTCCTGCTATGGATATACTCATATCATCAAATATAGAAAGATTGCTTTTTGATAAATTTAAATATGAACGTACCAAAGAACTAATGCAAACTTTAACAAATGAGAAATATTATGAGCTTAGCCAAAAAGAACTAGAGCTTTTACAAGAAGACTTTGAAGCTGATTTTTGCAATGATGATTTATGTATGCAATATATCAAACAATACAGCCACTTAGGACTTTTAGATCCTCACACTTGTACTTGCTTTAAAATGCTTGATCCTAACACCACTACACTCATCACTTCCACAGCACAATGGAGTAAATTTACACCAAGTATGTATCAAGCAATTTATGATAAAGAATGTCAAGATGAACAAGCTTGCATGCAAAAACTTGCAAAAGAATTTAACCAAGAAATTCATCCAAATATTGCAAACTTATTTACAAGTACGCAAAAGCAAAATCAAGTTTGCAAGCTTGAAAATCTAAAACAAACTATTATAGAATGGATAAAACAATGATAATCATACCAGCAAGATTAAAATCAAGTCGTTTTGAAAATAAAATTTTATGCGAAATTCATAATTTACCAATGTTTATTTATACAGCTAAAAAAATGCAAGAAGTTGATGAAGTGTGTGTGGCGCTTGATGATGAAGAGGTTTTAAAAATAGCACAAAAACACAATATAAAAGCAGTTTTAACAAGTAAAAATCATGAAAGTGGCACTGATAGGATCAACGAGGCTTGTCAAATTTTAAACCTAAATGAAAATGAACTTATCATTAATGTTCAAGCTGATGAGCCTTTTATAGAAACACAAAATATCAAAAAATTTAAAGAATTTAGCCAAAAATCTTTTGAAGATGAGCTTTGTTTTATGAGTAGTTGTTATAAAGAAGTAGATGCAAAAGCTTGCGATGATCCAAATTTGGTTAAAGTAGTTACTGATAGTAATGATTATGCTTTATATTTTTCAAGATCTAAAATTCCTTATGAAAGAGCAAATTATAAACAAAATTTCAAAGCTCACCTTGGAATTTATGCATATAGAGTTAAAAATTTACAAGAATTTTGTACTTTGAAAAACTCAGCCCTTGAAGAATGCGAAAAACTAGAGCAATTAAGAGCCTTAGAAAATGGCAAAAAAATCAAAATGCTAAAAATACAAAGTCAAAGCATAGGTATAGATACAAAAGAAGATTACAAAAGGGCTTTAGCTAAATTTGGATCATTTTAAAATTTACCAAGCAAACATTAATGATTTAGAAGATGTATTAATATTAGCAAGTTTATTATTTAATAAACCCATTGTAAAATTAAAGCATGAATTTGAAAATATATTAAAAGATCAAAAATATGCTGTATTTTTACTTAAAATACAACAATTGTGCATAGGTTTAGCTTATGTTAGTATAAGATATGATTATGTAGAAGGTAGCTCTAATACTCCCGTAGGATATTTAGAAGGAATTTACATTAGAGAAAATTTTAGAAAAAAATATTATGCAAAAAAATTACTGACATATTGCGAACAATGGATTTTAAACCAAAAAATTAGTGAATTTGCTAGTGATTGCGAATTACAAAATGTTGATAGTTTTAATTTTCATATTCAATGTGGCTTCAAAGAAGCTAATAAAATTATTTGTTTTATAAAAAAACTAAATTAAGGAAAAAACATGAAAAAAATTATTTTACTGTTTGCGTTGTTTTTTACACTCAATGCAAAAGAATTAATCGTGGGTATGGAGTTGGCTTATCCTCCTTTTGAAATGAGTGATACTAAAGGTAATCCAAGTGGCATTAGCGTAGAGTTTTTACAAGCCTTTGCTGAAGAAAAAAACTATGATTTAAAAATTCAAAACATAGCTTGGGATGGGCTTATACCTGCTTTAAAAACTCAAAAAATAGATCTAATTATGTCTTCTATGAGTATAAGTGAGCAAAGAAAAAAAGTAATAGATTTCACTATACCTTATGCTAAGGCAAATTTAGCAATATTAAGTGCTAAAAAATCAAATATTAATTCCATAGAAGATTTAAACCAAAAAGGAAAAATCCTTGCTTTAAAAAGAGGGTCAAGTGCACATTTGTATGCTCAAAAAAACCTTAAAAATGCAAAAATCTTAGTATTTGATAAAGAAAACGCAGCTATTTTGGAAGTCATTCAAGCTAAAGCTGATGCTTTTATTTATGATCAGATGAGTATTTATAAGGCATGGAAAAAACATCCTGAACAAACCAAAGCTATTTTCACTCCTTTTGAAAAAACTCCTGAACAATGGGCTATAGCTTTAAATAAAAACAATACCAAACTAAAAGAAGAGCTCAATGAATTTATTTTAAAATCTAAAGAAAATGGCTTTTTTGACAAACTAAGTCAAAAATATCTAAAAGATATAAAAGAAGTTTTTAAAGAACAAAACCTTGAGTTTTTCTTTTAAGAAAAACTCTTTTCAAGCTTTCTTGAAAACATGGAAATGGGTAAAGTTAAAACTAAATAACAAAGTGCTAAAGGAATGTAAATTTCTAAAGTAGAAAAGGTAAAAGCATTGATTTCTTGAGCATTTTGAGTTAGCTCTGAAATGGCTATCACACTCAAGAGCGAGCTATCTTTGATTAAATTACTAAATTGCCCACTTAAAGGTGCTAAGATATTTTTTAAAGCTTGGGGAAAAATTACACTTTTATAAATTTCAAATTCACTCAAGCCCAAAGCCTTAGCACTTTCATATTGTATTTTATTTACACTTAAAATTCCTGCTCTAAATATCTCACAAATATAAGCACTAGCAAATAAAGCTAAAATCAAAACTCCACAAACATAACGATTATCAAGTCCTAAATTATCAGCAAAAATATAATAAATCAATAAAATTTGTACAAGTAAAGGTGTTCCTCTAATAAGCTCTATAAAAATCCTTGCAAACATGTTAAAAAGCACAATTTTACAAAGACTCATATAGCATAAAATCAACGCAAAAATTACACCCACAACCAAAGATAAAATACTAATAAGGAAAGTTACAAAAAAACCTTGCACCATTTTATCTTTATATTCAAAAATAGCTCTAAAATCAAAATTATAGCTAGCACTTAAAAAAGATAAATAAAAAAATAAAAATAATAAAAATGCCAATAAAAATGCATTGATTATAAATATCTTTAGACTGATTTTTTTACGCTCGTTGAATTTACAATGCATTATAAAAAGATGGTTCAATTTTATCCTTTATTGTTTATCAAATTTTTTAAGTTTTTCATCATTTAAACTAAGCTCCATTTTACGAATTTCTTCCTCGCCACTACGTACTAAATTTTTGTCATATTTAAAGTATTTGTTTTTAATTTTATTTGGATATTTCAAAATATTTAATAAATATTTAAATAAATTTATTCTTGCCTTCTTCTTATTATCTGAATTGATGATCACCCAAGGACATTTTGGGGTATTTGATGCCAAAAGCATAGAATATTTTGCTAGAGTATATTTATCCCATAATTCTTGTGATTTCTCATCAACAGGAGAAAGTTTATATTGCTTAAGAGGATCTTTTCTTCTTTGCTCAAAACGCCTTTTTTGTTCCTGTTTAGAGACAGAAAAATAAAACTTGAAAAATAAAATCCCACTATCAAGTAACATTTCTTCAAAAGAAGCTACTTCGCGTAGGAATTTTTTGTGCTCATTTGGAGTACAAAACCCCATAACAGGTTCAACTCCTGCTCTATTATACCAAGATCTATCAAAAATTACTATTTCACCAGCAGCGGGCAAATGTGTCACGTAACGCTGAAAGTACCACTGAGTTTTTTCTACATCGCTTGGTTTTTCAAGTGCTACCACGCGACAACCTCTAGGATTTAAATGTTCAATTAATCTTTTAATAGCACCACCTTTTCCTGCAGCATCACGTCCTTCGATTAAAATTAAAACTTTTAAACCTTTATCTTTAACATAGTTTTGAAATTTTAAAAGTTCAATTTGTAATCTTTTAAGCTCGCTTTCATACTCAAGAGTTGATTTTTTTATCTTGATGAGAGTAAATTTTTTATCCATCGTAAACCTCTTAATTTAGGATAATTATTAACTTAAATTTACCACAAATAAGTAAAATATCATATTATTTATTTTATTTTTGAGGAAAAAATGCGTTTTTTAATAGTATTTTTATTTTTTTTTAATTTCATTTTTGCCAATAATGGAGTTTTATCACTCAACGAAGCCTTCAAGCTTAATTCTTATAGTAATAACCAAGGAATTTTTTTAAAAATTAATCTTGCAGATAGAATTTATCTTTATAAAGATCAAATCAAAGTGGAATTAGACTCAAACGATATCACTTCTTTATTAAATTTTCCACCAACTCAAACTAGAGAAGATAAAGAGGTAATTTTTAGCCAACTTGAACTTTTTATACCTCAATTATTATTAAATGATTTTGTTAAAAACAACAAAGCAAAACTTTCCTTAACTTATCAAGGTTGCTCAGAAGAAGGTTTATGTTATCGCCCTGTATATGTAAACTATAAGCTAAATAAACAGAATGGAATTTATACTATAAACTCAACTAAAGATCAGTTTAAAAATCAAAATGAAGATGAGCAAATTGCTAATGATTTAAGCACGCAAAATATATTCATCACTCTTTTAACTTTTTTTGGCTATGGATTGTTGCTAGCACTTACTCCTTGTATTTTACCGATGATTCCTATTCTTTCTTCATTAATTGCTATGAAGCTTAAAGATAAACCATCTAAAAAACATAGCTTTTATTTATCTTTTATCTATGTCTTTTTTATGTCTTTAGCTTATGCTATAGCAGGAGCTTTGGTAGGACTTGCAGGAGCTAACGTGCAGGGTTTATTACAACAGCCTTGGATTATCATTACTTTTGCTAGTATTTTTATACTACTCTCGCTTTCTATGTTTGGACTTTATGAATTACAACTTCCACTTAAATTTCAAAATTTTATTAATAAAAAAATAGAAGGTAAAAACGGTGTTTTTGGCGTAGCCATCATGGGATTTTTATCAGCTCTTATTGTAGGACCTTGCGTGGCTGCACCTTTAGCAGGAGCCTTGCTTTACATTACAAACAGCGGAGATGTCTTTTTAGGAGGACTTTCATTATTTGCAATGAGTTTTGGTATGGGCGTGCCTTTACTTTTAATAGGACTTGGAGGAAGCTTTTTAAAAAGTGGAGCTTGGATGCTTAAAGTAAAAATTTTCTTTGGTTTTATCATGCTCATCATGGCAGTTTGGATGCTAGAAAGAATACTTAGTGCAAATATCGTTTTAATACTTTATGGTGTTATAGGGGTATTTTTTGCTAGTTTTATGGGTTTATTTGATGAAGCAAAAACTAATTTTGATAAATTTAAAAAAGCAAGTATGATTTTAGTTTTAGCTTATAGTTTAAGTCTAATTTTAGGTGGCTCAATGGGTTCAAAAAGCTTGCTAAAACCTCTTGAGTTTAATCTTGCTATAAAAGAAAATGGTCCTAGTTTAAATTTTAAAACAATTAAAAATTTAAAAGAACTTGAACAAGAATTACAAAATTCAACCAAACCCATCATGCTTGAATTTACAGCCACTTGGTGTGAGAACTGTAAACTTTTAGAAGAATATACTTTTAAAGACATTAAGGTAAAAAATTTACTTGCTAACTACACCCTTTTAAAAGCAGATATAACACACAATACCCAAGAAGATTTAGCCCTTATGAAAGAATTTGGAGTTTTTGGACCTCCTGTAATAATATTTTTTGATAAAAGTGAAGAAAAAGGACGTATTATAGGCTATGTAGATGCAAATGATTTTTTAAATAAAGTTCCCCGATGAGTTCCATTAAATCTTTACAAATTGGCAAAATCAAAAATTACAACACATTTCATTCAGCTTTTATTAAAGATATCTATTTAAATTCTTTACAAATCTATGTAGATCGTATTCTTGATAACGAAATAGCTGATAAAATTCATCATGGAAATTTGGAAAAAGTTGTTTTTGCAAATAGTGTTCAAAATTATACTTTATGGAATAATTATTTAAACAAATACTTAAATTTTGGAGAAATGGGAGAAAATTTAAGTATTGAAGGTTTAGATGAAAATAAAGTTTGCTGTGGAGATATACATGAAATCGGTACTTGTATTTTACAAGTAAGTCAACCACGCAAACCTTGTTTCAAGATTTCTAGCATACATAAGTACTCAAATTTTACTCAAGAAATTTTTAAAAGTGGAAAAACAGGCTGGTACTATAGAGTTTTAAAAGAAGGAATAATAAATAAAAATGAGAAAATCAAAATTTTACAAAAAGATAAAACCGACTTAAGTATTATGGAATTAAATCAATTATTTTTCAATCCTTTTGAAAATTTAAACTCTTTAGAAAAATTAGAAAAAATTTCCACCCTAGCAAAAGGATGGAAAGAAAGTATTTATGCTAGATTAAATCATACTTATGATAATTCTTACATGTTTATTTAAAAAAACCTTTAATTCCTATAAGCTGATATTGCCATAGCTTTTCTATAAAAATTTTGAGTTTAATTGCTAAAAATCCACTTATAGGTTTATGTAAAACCGTGCCAACTGCATAATCATTTCCAATAGAGCAAACTGTATTTCCACTAATAAAAGAAAATTCTTGTTTGAATTCATTTTCATCAACCATAGCCATTAAAGCTTTTGCCACATAAGCTCCTTCTCTTAACGCAAGTTGAGCAGTTGGAGGATAAGGGGTGTTGGTTTTAGGATTTTTAAACAAACTATTATCACCTATAAAAAAATATTTTGATGCGTTTTCTGCATTTAAAGGATGCATAAAAGCATCAACTTCTATACGTGATCTTACGCTAGGAAAATCTGTACTATTTTCTATAACACCACTACCTCTAACTCCTGCAGTCCAAATGATGGTATTAGCTTTAATAAATTCTCCTCCATCAAGTCTTATGCCATTTTTTTCACATTCTATAATTTTAGATTTTTCATATACTTTTACACCAAGTGCTTCCAATCTTTGCTTTGCCTTTAAAGCTAAGTTTTTATCAAACATTGGTAAAATTTGATCCATAGCTTCAATAATAGAAAGTTCTAATTTTTCATAAGCAATTTGCTCTTTTTGACAAAAGATTTTAAGCTCTTTAGCCAAAGAAGCTATAAATTCAACCCCACTTAAACCTCCACCGCAAACTATGATTTTTAAATCATCTTCATTATGAGTTATTTTATAATTATTTATCTTTTCATATATGATTTCATTAACTTTTAAAGCATTTTCATAATTATCTATACTCAAAGCATATTCTTGCATACCCTTAATACCAAAAGTTTCTTTAGTAAAACCAAGTCCACATACTAAAATATCAAAACCAAATTCATTATTTTTAGTAAATACTTTATCTTTAGAAATTTTTAAAACTTCATCTTGAATGAAATTAACTTTTGAGTTTAATAAAGGCAAAAGATTATATTTTGAACTATCAATATCTTCATTAGAAGCCACTTTGTGTAATAAAATAGTATGATAATGATAAGAATTATTATTAATTAAACTAACTTGTGTTTTATCAAAAAACTCATCAGGTAAAGCTTTTATGGCCGATAAAGTAGCATAACCGGCTCCTAAAAATAAAATTTTCTTCTTTTGCATGGATTTTCCTTTAATTTGATAAAAAAATAAATAAAAATTTGGCATAATGGTATTATTTTTTATCTTAAAATATTTTTTATTTAATTTTAACAAGGAAAAAGTATGCAAAGACAAACTTGGAGCAATACGCTAACTTATATCCTTACAGTAGCAGGAGCGACTATTGGTTTTGGAGCCACTTGGCGTTTTCCATATCTAGTAGGTGAAAATGGGGGTGGTGCTTATGTTTTAGCCTTTTGTATAGCAATGATTTTCATAGGAATTCCTGTGATTTTAGTTGAAAATGTCATAGGAAGACGTAGAATGTTAAATTCAGTCGATGCCTTTGGTGGAAAAACAAGCGATGGGATCAAGATATCTAATTCTTGGCAAGGTGTTGGCTATATGGGGCTTTTGGGTAGTTTTGGGATTATGGCTTATTATATGGTAATAGGTGGATGGGTTTTAGCTTATATTTTTAAAATTATTATAGGAGATTTTAATATTTCAAGTCCTATTAATGCTCAATATACAAGTGATTTTTATAACTCAACCATAGAAAACAATCCTTTATTAATAGGAATTTTTACTACTATATTCGTAATAATTAATTGGATCATCTTAAAAAAAGGTGTAATTGATGGCATAGAAAAGTCAGTAAAATATCTTATGCCATTTTTGTTTATCTGTCTTTTGATAGTCGTTGCACGTAACTTAACACTTGAAGGAGCAAGTGAAGGTGTAAAATTTTATCTTACCCCTGATCTTTCTAAAATAACTCCTAAGTTATTTATAGATGTTTTAGGTCAAGTATTTTTTGCTCTATCTTTAGGTTTTGGTGTAATGATAACCCTATCATCTCATCTTAAAAAAAATGAGAATTTAATTAAAACTTCTGTTTATACTGGAATTTTAAATACCCTTATAGCAGTACTTGCTGGTTTTATGATTTTTCCAGCTTTATTTAGCGCAGGTTTAACTCCCGATAGTGGACCATCTTTGGTCTTTAAAACTTTACCTGTTGCTTTTTCGCATATACCTTTTGGAAGCGTAATTTGTGTATTTTTCTTTTTGCTTTTAATCATTGCCGCACTTACCACAAGCTTACCAATTTATCAAGTGATCATTAGCGTTTTAGAGGAAAAATTTAAACTAGCTAAAAACACCGCTATTAATCTAACACTTGGAAGTATTTTTCTACTAGGAAATTTACCTTGTATACTCACTTATGGTCCTTTAAAAGATATTACTATCATCAAAGGGAAAAATATTTTTGATAGTTTTGATTTTATTAGTGGAAATATATTCTTTGTTTTAACTGCATTTTTTTGTTGTATCTATGTAGGTTGGATACTAAAGAAAGACTCTATCTATGAACTTTCTAATCAAAATGCCTTAAAAGGAAGTATTTTTAAACTATGGTATTATTATGTTAAATTCAT
It includes:
- a CDS encoding agmatine deiminase family protein gives rise to the protein MRKSIAEWQEQELLLLSLPHINSDWKPYLEEILQSYEEFVKAVANFQKVLLIAPSEKDFQRFKHIKNVDFFKCDTNDTWIRDFGAIDVREDEKIIGLDFIFNAWGDKFQSTLDNAVNSKLFAQKLSGKLEKIDLILEGGSIDFNGQGVMLTTSACLLNENRNSHLNKEQIEAKLKEIFGLKQIIWLNHGYIKGDDTDHHIDTLARFINEKTIAYCICKDENDEHYKPLKAMEEELKKTGFDLLELPLPKPLYFEGKRLGATYANFVFVNGGLIVPTYNDENDALVLENLQKTCKDRKVVGVDARVFLRQNGSLHCSCQNRYEGQR
- a CDS encoding MBL fold metallo-hydrolase, whose protein sequence is MRILKQPCGMYETNCYIIDHKNKQIIIDPGENAYKFIKENASKPLAILNTHGHYDHVYDNAKVKKAYEIPLFIHKDDAFMLKDPFNYGFEHSNADVLIENENEFSVDEFKFKFHHFPGHTPGCCMIELVGEDVLFSGDFLFYRSIGRWDFPYSDATKMKESLLKVLAYEKDFKLFPGHGEESTLKEEQKAIPAWLRYFH
- a CDS encoding NAD+ synthase, with the translated sequence MNYTKLQELLINFIKEQAGYKNLILGLSGGIDSALVAHLCKKAVGEKLFVLLMPTKHSKKENLDDALMLCEYLQIHHKIIYIDEVLCAYEKICQDLNPLRFGNLAARVRMSLLYDYSALHNALVVGTSNKSELMLGYGTIYGDLACAFNPLATLYKSEVFEFAKFIGVHENFIKKAPSADLWPNQSDEKDLGYKYEVLDEVLKALENNQSLEKFDENLKNLVLERVQNNAFKRKLPTTLKNTYDLA
- a CDS encoding tetraacyldisaccharide 4'-kinase — its product is MTWLDRYFFKPNFLQKTLAFLLLPFSFLYMIIAILNTKFKKELDFNLPIISIGNLTLGGNGKTPICKAIAAEFENCFIILRGYKRQSKGLIVVKNKNEILCSIKESGDEAMEYALTKHISGVIVSEDRVKGIHKAIELGAKIILLDDAFSKFHIKKLNILLQSKDEPFFDFTLPSGAYRLPKSFAKKADFIAKENEDFVRYSHVKENQKAVLISSIAKPFRLYEHFIKARACYFFADHYTFQKEELEKLLKKHNCDTLMLTFKDYVKVKDFGFKTELIHLDIILKDNFKQVLQNYIDKFNKKEENVATLNPR
- the thrC gene encoding threonine synthase — its product is MLLHSTQDKNHQVSFSKALLSPSAPNNALYAPLNLPKLDNEALKNLNYKELALKIIAAFDFDLELEVFENALKTYENFDDKTCPICLRKINDKLYINELFHGPTRAFKDMALQPFGVLLEYLKKDDDFLIMCATSGDTGPATLKSFENKKGIKVVCIYPNEGTSKTQALQMTHSNASNLKSIAIEGNFDDAQNALKTLLNDEDFKNTLKEEKLSLSAANSVNFGRILFQIIYHYYASLKIDKTIDIIVPSGNFGDALGAYYAKKMGANIGKIKIASNSNNILSEFFNTGKYDLRNKSLQKTISPAMDILISSNIERLLFDKFKYERTKELMQTLTNEKYYELSQKELELLQEDFEADFCNDDLCMQYIKQYSHLGLLDPHTCTCFKMLDPNTTTLITSTAQWSKFTPSMYQAIYDKECQDEQACMQKLAKEFNQEIHPNIANLFTSTQKQNQVCKLENLKQTIIEWIKQ
- the kdsB gene encoding 3-deoxy-manno-octulosonate cytidylyltransferase, producing MIIIPARLKSSRFENKILCEIHNLPMFIYTAKKMQEVDEVCVALDDEEVLKIAQKHNIKAVLTSKNHESGTDRINEACQILNLNENELIINVQADEPFIETQNIKKFKEFSQKSFEDELCFMSSCYKEVDAKACDDPNLVKVVTDSNDYALYFSRSKIPYERANYKQNFKAHLGIYAYRVKNLQEFCTLKNSALEECEKLEQLRALENGKKIKMLKIQSQSIGIDTKEDYKRALAKFGSF
- the aac(6') gene encoding aminoglycoside 6'-N-acetyltransferase, which translates into the protein MDHFKIYQANINDLEDVLILASLLFNKPIVKLKHEFENILKDQKYAVFLLKIQQLCIGLAYVSIRYDYVEGSSNTPVGYLEGIYIRENFRKKYYAKKLLTYCEQWILNQKISEFASDCELQNVDSFNFHIQCGFKEANKIICFIKKLN